TAATCCTATATAATCTTTTTTATAATATCGTTTAGCAAAGGCATCCTTTTGAAAGCTAGACGTTTCATAGCTTGCTGCCTGCGTCATCAATTGTATCTTTTCTTTATTAATCATAATTTCTCCTATCTTCGCTGGAGTCTATCACTTATTCTATCATATCTGACCCTCAAAATACAAGACATATACGGCAATTTTAACAAAAGAGATACAATATAGTTTCACCTTTCTCTATATTGCATCTCTTTATTTCATTTTTCTTTATTGAAAAAGAGCCGTCGATAAATAGCGTTCCCCGGAATCGGGCAGCAATACAACGATTGTTTTTCCTGCATTTTCTGAACGCTTTGCTACTTCTATCGCTGCCCAAAGCGCTGCCCCTGAAGATATACCTACTAAAACGCCTTCTTCCTTTCCCATTTGCCTTGCTATCTGATAGGCATCCTCCTCTTTTACGGCTATCACCTCATCATATATGGCTGTATCTAAAACTTCCGGCACAAAACCTGCCCCGATTCCTTGCAGTCCGTGGGGCCCGCTTTCTCCTTTTGAAAGCACGGGAGATGCTGCCGGTTCCACTCCGATCACCTTAATATTAGGACATTTCATTTTCAAATACTTTCCTGTCCCCGTAATACTTCCTCCAGTTCCTATGCCTGCGATTAAAATATCTATGGCTCCCTCTGTATCCTCCCATATTTCTGGTCCGGTTGTCATCATATGGGCATTAGGATTCGCAGGGTTGATAAACTGTCCTGCCATGATTGCTTTAGGCTCTGCCTCTACTAAATGCTTTGCTTTCTCGATCGCTCCTGCCATTCCTTTAGAAGCCTCTGTTAATATGACCTCTGCTCCATATGCTTTCATAAGAAGCTGAC
This sequence is a window from Lachnospiraceae bacterium. Protein-coding genes within it:
- the cysK gene encoding cysteine synthase A, with protein sequence MKKVYQSIEQLIGNTPLLELTHVEQRYKLQAVLLGKLEYLNPAGSVKDRVAKAMIEEAERSGKLQKGSIIVEPTSGNTGIGLAMIAAAKGYRLQIVMPENMSKERQLLMKAYGAEVILTEASKGMAGAIEKAKHLVEAEPKAIMAGQFINPANPNAHMMTTGPEIWEDTEGAIDILIAGIGTGGSITGTGKYLKMKCPNIKVIGVEPAASPVLSKGESGPHGLQGIGAGFVPEVLDTAIYDEVIAVKEEDAYQIARQMGKEEGVLVGISSGAALWAAIEVAKRSENAGKTIVVLLPDSGERYLSTALFQ